The stretch of DNA TCCTCCGGATAATTCTGCAATATGCTCCGGATGCATAAAGGCTTCCAATGATTGCGCCAACATAATAGCTTCCGATGAGGCTGTGTTCTTATACCTGTTCCATGCAAAATGCAGATAAAGACCACTAAGAGTTACAAAAATCATGATGCAAATGATTGCATACAGCAAAGTGTGCTTTATTCTCAAGCCACCTGCCGAAAAAGGATTCTTTTCACTTTGTTTCTTTGCATCTGTGTTAGGGATCTTCATTATAACACCTCTTTTTCCAGTTCAGGTCAGCACACCATCGTATGTCAATTACTCATCTATCAGCCAGAGCACGCCAGCCTCTGCCTGGACGTTAGCTACATCCATTGCCGTCTTTATCAACTCGGCAATAACTTCTTCAATAAGCAGATATGACAACCACCATTATTGAAGGATTTTTTCCAACAACGAAATTAATTCTTGTGGATATTTTTCTTTTTCATTTCTGAGTTTATTTATCGCAACGTCCATTGACTGTGACTGCCTATAAGGCCTATAGGAGGTGATTGCATCAACAGCATCGGCAATCATTACAATTCTTGAATTGCGGCTTATTTCGTCTCCCTTCAGTCCCTTTGGATATCCGCTTCCGTCAAGACGCTCATGATGCTGCATAACAATATCCATATACTCCTTAGGTAGATTAAAGCTCTCAAGAGAACTCATACCCAATTCGCAATGCTGTCTCACTAAAGACATTTCCGAATCGGTCAATTTTTCAGGCTTTTGTATAATTGACTTTGGTACCAGCAATTTGCCTACATCATGCAGCATTGCCCCTATACCTAAGTTAGTAAGCTCTTCATCGCTGTATCCCAGTTCAACAGCCATCATCAACGAAACCACGGCAACATCAATTGAATGTGTGTATAGCCAGTCCACGTAATTACTCAAAGCGTTGACATAAATCCACCAAGGTTTAGTTTTAGATTCAAATATTATATTGATTAATATGTCATTAGGTTTCTCTAGAATGCGACTGTCACGGATACTCATTCTTTCTACGAATTCCTTGGTAACCGGAGTGAGAACAGTGCTTTGCCTGTCATTCTGAGCAAGCAAAACATTTTGTATATTATCAGCATCGCTTGACTTTTCCTGATCGACTTTTCCAAGCCTCTCCAGCCTATTTTTAACTTCAGCTGTTATTTTCTGACCCTTGCTTAATAACAGCATCCCTCTCTTGTCATAAATATCTTGAGCAGTATAATATTCGGAACCCTTTTTGATAAAATATTCAGCCATCTTACTTGCTCCTTTCACTAGATAAATATGACTTTCAGGGGTGTCCTGGCTTCTTTTTCATATATTCAACAATAAGCACATCCAACCTTTGACTTATTACTATAATGTCTTTATCTGAGTATTCGCTTTCAAAACTATCTACCAATACTTTTCTCAATGCCTCTATTTCTGCAATCAGTTCTTTAATATCACTCATTCTAGAACCCCAATTTATGTATATGTAATACTTTAGAACAATTTTATCAAATAATAAAAGTATAATCAACTTAAAATATGTTCTGCTTTAGAAAGTGATTGAGAGATGAAGATATACTGGTATAACGGATCTAAAAATATAATTGGGGAAAGGGTAAGGGAGGCAAGAAAAAAATCGACCCCACCCTTAACTCAACAGGATTTATCAGCAAAGCTAGGTGTCCTTGGCTTTAACATTGACAGGGTTTCAATCTCAAAAATTGAAGCCGGTGACAGGTTTGTCGCTGATTATGAGGTTATTGCCATTGCTCAGGCACTAAATGTTTCTTTAAACTGGTTATTAACCGGAAGCAATTAATTCAGCTAAAAATGCTTCCATATACTTAATTCTTCAGTTCTTCTCAATCTACAAATACATGTTCCATTTGATACTATCTTTAAGCAAAT from Desulfoscipio gibsoniae DSM 7213 encodes:
- a CDS encoding HD-GYP domain-containing protein, coding for MAEYFIKKGSEYYTAQDIYDKRGMLLLSKGQKITAEVKNRLERLGKVDQEKSSDADNIQNVLLAQNDRQSTVLTPVTKEFVERMSIRDSRILEKPNDILINIIFESKTKPWWIYVNALSNYVDWLYTHSIDVAVVSLMMAVELGYSDEELTNLGIGAMLHDVGKLLVPKSIIQKPEKLTDSEMSLVRQHCELGMSSLESFNLPKEYMDIVMQHHERLDGSGYPKGLKGDEISRNSRIVMIADAVDAITSYRPYRQSQSMDVAINKLRNEKEKYPQELISLLEKILQ
- a CDS encoding aspartyl-phosphate phosphatase Spo0E family protein, yielding MSDIKELIAEIEALRKVLVDSFESEYSDKDIIVISQRLDVLIVEYMKKKPGHP
- a CDS encoding helix-turn-helix domain-containing protein — translated: MKIYWYNGSKNIIGERVREARKKSTPPLTQQDLSAKLGVLGFNIDRVSISKIEAGDRFVADYEVIAIAQALNVSLNWLLTGSN